A genomic region of Antennarius striatus isolate MH-2024 chromosome 4, ASM4005453v1, whole genome shotgun sequence contains the following coding sequences:
- the elapor2a gene encoding endosome/lysosome-associated apoptosis and autophagy regulator family member 2 isoform X3 — protein sequence MCSSVLGLSTPPQAFTPRLIANVIAHTQFTTSHAGKMDYYFEYTECDSTGSRWRVAIPHMTGSCTGLPEPVRGTECTFSCKAGEFLEMSAQECTQCAAGSYSLGSGIRFDQWDSMPAGFSSLATLLENSPHGDDRLTCNSSSWVPQGNYLESNRDECTVSLIYAVHLKKKGSVSFEYQYPDNNRLFEFFIQNDQCQEMDQSSDTKWLKLTNHGEWATHTVSLKSGTNILYWRTGGVLMGTKVVKPVLLKNIQIEGVAYTSECFPCKPGTFSHAPGSSMCNLCPRDTFSGHGASSCTPCNATSQYAAEGSGVCKDRPLCSKKDYVQIHTACDHEGMTQVMYKWIEPKICLEGVAGAEQLPPSEEREPCPPCNPGFYNNDTPTCSPCPSGTFSTGLRPCKQCPAGTEPILGYEYKWWNILPSTMKTSCFNVGNSKCDGMNGWEVAGDYIQSGAGGSDNDYLILNIHVPGFKLPTSLSSQSGTEFGRITFEFETSCSADCELYFMMDVNRKSTTVVESWERTKSRQTYTHIMTKNASVSYTWAFQRTNQPSDVRRSVNDVARIYSISVTNAVDGLSSGCRPCALSAQPSGSACVPCPAGHYIDTHTSKCTECPRNTYLVPHAAQGAEACNPCGPASKSDRDHRLCYSDCHFTHTEGNVTLTFDFSPLGFVGSLMKGPSFTSKGTKYFHQVNISLCGGQGQLAVCTDNVTDLSISDSQREKGEGGNTVKTFICQSTIIPAGGRGFPTALSSQSINLANTFLGVTVENTLDGIEAKPEQFPQTSRKVPDVNFYYRSLEPTSSCESGRSAVVKLRCDPARSTKGDLSVPSQCPEGTCDGCTFHFLWESSGACPTCTERDYHQIEGVCKGGHQNLLYVWTEPKLCVGGVTLPEKKTLPCEGMEFWVRLGAGLGSFTAVLLVSLTCYFWKKNKRLEYKYSRLVMSANKECEMPGADSCAVMEGENEGDMEDEVVYTKPSLLGKLKAIASKGNRESFEHVQLNSPHSKALVWS from the exons ATGTGCTCATCAGTTCTTGGG CTTTCCACCCCTCCCCAGGCTTTTACCCCAAGACTCATTGCCAATGTAATCGCCCACACCCAGTTCACCACCAGTCATGCTGGCAAG ATGGACTACTACTTTGAATACACAGAGTGTGACAGCACAGGATCCCGGTGGAGAGTGGCCATCCCACACATGACGGGGTCCTGCACTGGACTACCAGAGCCAGTGCGTGGCACAGAGTGCA CCTTCTCGTGTAAGGCTGGGGAGTTTCTGGAGATGTCGGCTCAGGAGTGTACCCAGTGCGCAGCGGGAAGCTACTCCCTCGGTAGCGGCATCCGCTTCGACCAGTGGGATTCCATGCCTGCTGGATTCAGTAGCCTAGCAACCTTGCTGGAGAACAGCCCCCATGGAGACGACAGGCTCACCTGCAACAG TTCTTCATGGGTGCCTCAAGGAAACTATTTGGAGTCCAACCGAGATGAATGCACAGTCTCGCTCATCTATGCTGTCCATCTGAAGAAGAAAGGCTCTGTCAGTTTTGAGTATCAGTATCCAGACAACAACCGGCTTTTTGAGTTTTTT ATCCAGAATGACCAATGTCAAGAGATGGATCAGTCGTCTGATACGAAATGGCTCAAGCTCACTAATCATGGTGAATGGGCCACCCACACG GTGAGCCTGAAATCTGGCACTAATATCCTGTACTGGAGGACGGGTGGAGTCCTAATGGGGACCAAAGTGGTGAAGCCTGTTTTgctaaaaaatattcaaattgaaG GAGTCGCCTACACATCGGAGTGTTTCCCATGCAAACCTGGGACGTTCAGCCACGCCCCAGGCTCCTCCATGTGTAACCTCTGTCCTCGGGACACCTTCTCCGGCCATGGTGCCAGCTCCTGCACCCCCTGTAACGCCACCTCTCAGTATGCAG CTGAGGGATCTGGTGTGTGTAAGGACAGACCTCTATGCTCCAAGAAGGACTATGTCCAGATCCACACAGCTTGTGACCACGAGGGCATG ACGCAGGTCATGTATAAGTGGATCGAACCCAAGATCTGCCTGGAGGGAGTGGCTGGAGCTGAGCAATTGCCTCCAAGTGAAGAGAGAGAGCCATGCCCTCCTTGTAACCCTGGTTTCTATAACAATGACACACCCACCTGCTCCCCGTGCCCATCTGGGACCTTTTCCACCGGGTTGAGAC CATGCAAGCAGTGTCCGGCAGGCACAGAGCCCATATTGGGTTATGAGTATAAATGGTGGAATATTCTTCCTTCAACCATGAAGACTTCTTGTTTCAATGTGGGGAACTCAAAATGTGACGGCATGAATG GCTGGGAGGTGGCAGGTGATTACATCCAGAGTGGAGCAGGAGGCTCAGATAACGACTACCTCATCCTCAACATCCATGTTCCTGGCTTCAA gCTTCCTACCTCTTTGTCCAGTCAGTCCGGGACAGAGTTTGGTCGCATCACATTTGAGTTTGAAACTTCGTGCTCGGCTGACTGTGAGCTTTATTTTATGATG gatGTTAACAGGAAAAGTACCACGGTGGTGGAGTCATGGGAGAGAACCAAATCAAGACAAACCTACACGCACATCATGACGAAGAATGCCTCAGTTTCCTATACATGGGCTTTCCAGAGGACTAACCAGCCTTCAGAT GTACGCAGGAGCGTCAACGATGTGGCACGAATCTACTCCATCTCAGTGACTAATGCCGTTGATGGTTTGTCCTCTGGGTGCCGTCCTTGTGCCCTCAGCGCTCAGCCCTCCGGCTCTGCCTGCGTGCCCTGCCCCGCTGGACattacatagacacacacaccagcaaatGCACCGAGTGTCCACGCAACACGTACCTCGTACCTCACGCCGCACAGGGTGCAGAGGCTTGTAATCCCTGTGGACCAGCCAGCAAGAGTGACAGG GATCACAGGTTGTGCTACAGTGACTGTCACTTCACTCACACAGAGGGGAATGTCACACTGACTTTTGACTTCAGTCCCCTTGGTTTTGTTGGATCCCTGATGAAGGGTCCAAGCTTTACTTCAAAAGGAACCAAATACTTCCACCAAGTCAACATCAGCCTGTGTGGAGGACAG GGACAGCTGGCCGTCTGCACAGACAATGTAACGGACCTATCCATCAGTGACTCCCAGAGAGAGAAAGGTGAAGGAGGCAACACTGTCAAGACCTTCATCTGTCAGTCTACAATCATCCCAGCGGGTGGACGAGGCTTCCCCACAGCCCTGTCCTCACAGTCCATTAACCTGGCTAACACCTTCCTCG GAGTGACAGTTGAGAACACACTCGATGGAATTGAGGCTAAGCCTGAGCAGTTCCCCCAGACCTCCAGAAAAGTCCCCGATGTCAACTTCTACTACAG GTCGTTGGAGCCGACCTCATCTTGTGAGTCCGGTAGGAGTGCAGTGGTCAAGCTTCGTTGTGATCCAGCGAGGAGCACGAAAGGAGATCTCTCAGTTCCCAG TCAGTGTCCTGAAGGAACATGTGACGGCTGCACCTTCCATTTCTTATGGGAGAGCTCAGGAGCTTGTCCCACATGCACAGAGAGGGACTACCATCAGATAGAAGGAGTCTGCAAGGGGGGACATCAG AATCTGCTGTATGTGTGGACTGAACCAAAGCTGTGTGTAGGAGGCGTGACCTTGCCTGAAAAGAAAACGTTGCCGTGTGAGGGGATGGAGTTCTGGGTCCGGCTCGGCGCAGGATTAGGATCTTTCACTGCAGTACTTCTCGTCTCCCTCACCTGCTACTTCTGGAAGAAGAACAAAAG GTTGGAGTACAAGTACTCTCGTCTGGTGATGTCTGCCAATAAAGAGTGTGAGATGCCAGGAGCTGACAGCTGCGCtgtgatggagggagagaatgaGGGAGACATGGAGGATGAAGTTGTGTACACAAAACCTTCTCTACTTGGCAAACTCAAAGCCATAGCATCTAAG GGAAACCGTGAGAGTTTCGAACATGTGCAGCTGAACTCGCCACACTCAAAAGCCTTGGTGTGGAGCTAG
- the elapor2a gene encoding endosome/lysosome-associated apoptosis and autophagy regulator family member 2 isoform X4 — protein sequence MQPSAWFVAFILCTLPMTDAAKEQQQCSEMDYYFEYTECDSTGSRWRVAIPHMTGSCTGLPEPVRGTECTFSCKAGEFLEMSAQECTQCAAGSYSLGSGIRFDQWDSMPAGFSSLATLLENSPHGDDRLTCNSSSWVPQGNYLESNRDECTVSLIYAVHLKKKGSVSFEYQYPDNNRLFEFFIQNDQCQEMDQSSDTKWLKLTNHGEWATHTVSLKSGTNILYWRTGGVLMGTKVVKPVLLKNIQIEGVAYTSECFPCKPGTFSHAPGSSMCNLCPRDTFSGHGASSCTPCNATSQYAAEGSGVCKDRPLCSKKDYVQIHTACDHEGMTQVMYKWIEPKICLEGVAGAEQLPPSEEREPCPPCNPGFYNNDTPTCSPCPSGTFSTGLRPCKQCPAGTEPILGYEYKWWNILPSTMKTSCFNVGNSKCDGMNGWEVAGDYIQSGAGGSDNDYLILNIHVPGFKLPTSLSSQSGTEFGRITFEFETSCSADCELYFMMDVNRKSTTVVESWERTKSRQTYTHIMTKNASVSYTWAFQRTNQPSDVRRSVNDVARIYSISVTNAVDGLSSGCRPCALSAQPSGSACVPCPAGHYIDTHTSKCTECPRNTYLVPHAAQGAEACNPCGPASKSDRDHRLCYSDCHFTHTEGNVTLTFDFSPLGFVGSLMKGPSFTSKGTKYFHQVNISLCGGQGQLAVCTDNVTDLSISDSQREKGEGGNTVKTFICQSTIIPAGGRGFPTALSSQSINLANTFLGVTVENTLDGIEAKPEQFPQTSRKVPDVNFYYRSLEPTSSCESGRSAVVKLRCDPARSTKGDLSVPSQCPEGTCDGCTFHFLWESSGACPTCTERDYHQIEGVCKGGHQNLLYVWTEPKLCVGGVTLPEKKTLPCEGMEFWVRLGAGLGSFTAVLLVSLTCYFWKKNKRLEYKYSRLVMSANKECEMPGADSCAVMEGENEGDMEDEVVYTKPSLLGKLKAIASKGNRESFEHVQLNSPHSKALVWS from the exons ATGCAACCCTCGGCTTGGTTTGTCGCCTTTATCCTCTGCACGCTTCCAATGACTGACGCTGCCAAGGAACAACAGCAGTGTAGTGAG ATGGACTACTACTTTGAATACACAGAGTGTGACAGCACAGGATCCCGGTGGAGAGTGGCCATCCCACACATGACGGGGTCCTGCACTGGACTACCAGAGCCAGTGCGTGGCACAGAGTGCA CCTTCTCGTGTAAGGCTGGGGAGTTTCTGGAGATGTCGGCTCAGGAGTGTACCCAGTGCGCAGCGGGAAGCTACTCCCTCGGTAGCGGCATCCGCTTCGACCAGTGGGATTCCATGCCTGCTGGATTCAGTAGCCTAGCAACCTTGCTGGAGAACAGCCCCCATGGAGACGACAGGCTCACCTGCAACAG TTCTTCATGGGTGCCTCAAGGAAACTATTTGGAGTCCAACCGAGATGAATGCACAGTCTCGCTCATCTATGCTGTCCATCTGAAGAAGAAAGGCTCTGTCAGTTTTGAGTATCAGTATCCAGACAACAACCGGCTTTTTGAGTTTTTT ATCCAGAATGACCAATGTCAAGAGATGGATCAGTCGTCTGATACGAAATGGCTCAAGCTCACTAATCATGGTGAATGGGCCACCCACACG GTGAGCCTGAAATCTGGCACTAATATCCTGTACTGGAGGACGGGTGGAGTCCTAATGGGGACCAAAGTGGTGAAGCCTGTTTTgctaaaaaatattcaaattgaaG GAGTCGCCTACACATCGGAGTGTTTCCCATGCAAACCTGGGACGTTCAGCCACGCCCCAGGCTCCTCCATGTGTAACCTCTGTCCTCGGGACACCTTCTCCGGCCATGGTGCCAGCTCCTGCACCCCCTGTAACGCCACCTCTCAGTATGCAG CTGAGGGATCTGGTGTGTGTAAGGACAGACCTCTATGCTCCAAGAAGGACTATGTCCAGATCCACACAGCTTGTGACCACGAGGGCATG ACGCAGGTCATGTATAAGTGGATCGAACCCAAGATCTGCCTGGAGGGAGTGGCTGGAGCTGAGCAATTGCCTCCAAGTGAAGAGAGAGAGCCATGCCCTCCTTGTAACCCTGGTTTCTATAACAATGACACACCCACCTGCTCCCCGTGCCCATCTGGGACCTTTTCCACCGGGTTGAGAC CATGCAAGCAGTGTCCGGCAGGCACAGAGCCCATATTGGGTTATGAGTATAAATGGTGGAATATTCTTCCTTCAACCATGAAGACTTCTTGTTTCAATGTGGGGAACTCAAAATGTGACGGCATGAATG GCTGGGAGGTGGCAGGTGATTACATCCAGAGTGGAGCAGGAGGCTCAGATAACGACTACCTCATCCTCAACATCCATGTTCCTGGCTTCAA gCTTCCTACCTCTTTGTCCAGTCAGTCCGGGACAGAGTTTGGTCGCATCACATTTGAGTTTGAAACTTCGTGCTCGGCTGACTGTGAGCTTTATTTTATGATG gatGTTAACAGGAAAAGTACCACGGTGGTGGAGTCATGGGAGAGAACCAAATCAAGACAAACCTACACGCACATCATGACGAAGAATGCCTCAGTTTCCTATACATGGGCTTTCCAGAGGACTAACCAGCCTTCAGAT GTACGCAGGAGCGTCAACGATGTGGCACGAATCTACTCCATCTCAGTGACTAATGCCGTTGATGGTTTGTCCTCTGGGTGCCGTCCTTGTGCCCTCAGCGCTCAGCCCTCCGGCTCTGCCTGCGTGCCCTGCCCCGCTGGACattacatagacacacacaccagcaaatGCACCGAGTGTCCACGCAACACGTACCTCGTACCTCACGCCGCACAGGGTGCAGAGGCTTGTAATCCCTGTGGACCAGCCAGCAAGAGTGACAGG GATCACAGGTTGTGCTACAGTGACTGTCACTTCACTCACACAGAGGGGAATGTCACACTGACTTTTGACTTCAGTCCCCTTGGTTTTGTTGGATCCCTGATGAAGGGTCCAAGCTTTACTTCAAAAGGAACCAAATACTTCCACCAAGTCAACATCAGCCTGTGTGGAGGACAG GGACAGCTGGCCGTCTGCACAGACAATGTAACGGACCTATCCATCAGTGACTCCCAGAGAGAGAAAGGTGAAGGAGGCAACACTGTCAAGACCTTCATCTGTCAGTCTACAATCATCCCAGCGGGTGGACGAGGCTTCCCCACAGCCCTGTCCTCACAGTCCATTAACCTGGCTAACACCTTCCTCG GAGTGACAGTTGAGAACACACTCGATGGAATTGAGGCTAAGCCTGAGCAGTTCCCCCAGACCTCCAGAAAAGTCCCCGATGTCAACTTCTACTACAG GTCGTTGGAGCCGACCTCATCTTGTGAGTCCGGTAGGAGTGCAGTGGTCAAGCTTCGTTGTGATCCAGCGAGGAGCACGAAAGGAGATCTCTCAGTTCCCAG TCAGTGTCCTGAAGGAACATGTGACGGCTGCACCTTCCATTTCTTATGGGAGAGCTCAGGAGCTTGTCCCACATGCACAGAGAGGGACTACCATCAGATAGAAGGAGTCTGCAAGGGGGGACATCAG AATCTGCTGTATGTGTGGACTGAACCAAAGCTGTGTGTAGGAGGCGTGACCTTGCCTGAAAAGAAAACGTTGCCGTGTGAGGGGATGGAGTTCTGGGTCCGGCTCGGCGCAGGATTAGGATCTTTCACTGCAGTACTTCTCGTCTCCCTCACCTGCTACTTCTGGAAGAAGAACAAAAG GTTGGAGTACAAGTACTCTCGTCTGGTGATGTCTGCCAATAAAGAGTGTGAGATGCCAGGAGCTGACAGCTGCGCtgtgatggagggagagaatgaGGGAGACATGGAGGATGAAGTTGTGTACACAAAACCTTCTCTACTTGGCAAACTCAAAGCCATAGCATCTAAG GGAAACCGTGAGAGTTTCGAACATGTGCAGCTGAACTCGCCACACTCAAAAGCCTTGGTGTGGAGCTAG